From Juglans regia cultivar Chandler chromosome 9, Walnut 2.0, whole genome shotgun sequence:
TCTTGAAGATAGAAGAAGAGTGTTGGCGTTTGGAGAAGGAACCAAAGTGGGGTTGATTGTGGTGGTGGGCATGGCGTTCTTCAGAAATCCTCGCTTATCCCTGATTCCTCCTTTTATGAAACGTTTCGAAGATAGAATCAATACAAATAATATCTTCTGGAGTATTaatcttttatctttatttttttaacccaTCATCTCATCTGAAATGTATAATCCGAAACATTAGtctgttatagtgatttaacgTCTCTTAATTgccaataaataaacaaagaattTTGTGAAACAATATAAAAACTTATGTTATCGAAATATCTAACAATATGAAAAAAGAGGAATAACATCCATGcatttattacaatattttgtcaaaacatatagtattttctttttctttttttaaaggaaaatagaTAGTATTTTTAAGTACAAAACCAAGGTCTATGTGagtaaatattaaatatcaCAATATTCAtctatatgtacatatatttttatatcaattaaaaactctaaatttaattttttttaagaagagaacgagactctaattttattaataacttcACTTATAATAGAGAAATACCGTACTGGACCTAGCAAACATCTTGAAGTTACAAAACAACGAGAACCAAAATGTAAAATgaactatgaaaaaaaaaaaaaaaaaaacactaaagcCTTTAACAATGAGTTCTGCGTACTTATAAAATcataatctattatttaattacATTGTAAATCCAACAATCATATCTTATTAACTCTTGCCAAATGACATGCGGCcccattttttaaataaaaaatctgaatttAAAACCCCAAACCccctttgtaaaaaaaataaaaaataataataaaaaataaaaaataaaaaaaaatcctactaACTCACAAAAAACCTGTTATCTCCTTTAGGTTAGTTCAAAACTTGTCAAATTTCCCTTGGCATCTTCTTtggcaagaaaataaaaaacttaagtGCGGTttgaagagtaatgctatacactacactctcatcttattttaataatattaaatagtatgTGACACATTCATTATAATTAGATGATACAGAAACatacaataaatgatcatttaatagtgataaatgtgccacatcaAATTTAGTGGGATGAAAATAGGATGGTTGtatggtatatagaatttttcatataaaaaagacGCATAACACTCATGcatttattacaatatttttgtgaaaatgaataatatacTTAAGTCAGGGGTGTACAAGAACCGACCAAATCGGCCACAACCGACTGGAATCGGTTGTTGGAGTTAGGAATCGATCGGCGTGCGGCAGATATTTGCTCAAACTGAAGTTTGCCAATTCGATCCCGATTCGACCCAGTGAAAAATCGATGAACTAGCCAACCGGTTctgccatattttttttttcattttatacctatataaaaacgacaatattttacttaaatgagtgaaacggcgtcgttttaaaccccctagttgaaaaaaataaataaagcaaacgACACTGTTTGGTCTTAACCAAACTGCGTCATTTCATGATTAGGTTAAGATCCTCATTCtccattctcattctcatttctCTATGCTGTTCTCTTAGCCTCAGCTCTTTCAGattctctcatctccctctcagctctctctctctaatgtcatccctctctccctccatcCATTTGCACCGTTTCATCCATTTGTGTTGTTTCAAGCTCCCATCTTCGATTCGTTGAGATTTGTTGATGGAGACTaggattcttttattttttctagagAGGATACCGATAATGTTGTGATAGTGTGATATTTGTTATGAATCATTTGATATTTGTTGTAAATcttgtaattttgtgaatttgtgatgaTGAAGTTTGAGTTTACGTGTAACTTTGTGAATCTGTTTATATGTGTTAGGGACCCCACGAATGATGGAGAAAGATTGGCCAGCTGCCTTATTTAGTTTCTGCTGAAttgttgtcttttcttttcaataaatgtTGTCTTTCCTTTGCAATAAATGCTGCCTAAATTATTCACGTAGATGTTGCTTTCCTTGATTGAGAAATGTCTTTCATTGTAATGGCTGTTCAGCTATTTAAACGCTTGAGGCCAAGAATAAAATTATCGGATGAGTATTATCTTCAACCTTGTGTTGATTGGGAGTTGTAGTTTTCCTCGAATTAAACCAACTAAGGAGGCCTAGGATCTCTCGAAGTATCCTACAAAATTACCATCATAGGTAGAGCACGCAAGGACGATCCTTGTTCTCTACCCGTTCACAAATCCTCTACGAGGTCGCAAACTCTGGCACGTAACAACTTGGTATCGGCGCCAGGCATGTCCGACCACCGTCTTGAGCAAGTGGAGAATGAGCTTGGCTCATTGGCTGCGGGCCAAAAGGAACTACAACAAGCTATGAAGGCTAGTGAAGAGCACCTTTTGAAGCATATGGAGAGCATGTTTGCTCGTTTTTCTACGCGTGGTGGAGGACATGACAACGATGCCGAGTCTTCTCGTGGGCCCCATCGTAGCCCTTCGGGAGGAGGCTCTCTcgcaccaaaaatcacaaagtTGGATTTTCCACGCTATAATGGCATGGATGATCCAACCGGGTGGATTTGTCGGGTGGAGCAATTTTTTGAGTTCCAAGGCACGAAAGAGGCAGAAAAACTTCCCATGGCCGGTTACCACTTGGATGGTGATGTCCAATTATGGTATCAACGTTTCAAAAATCGGAGGGAAGGTGTCAATTGGGAGGTTTTCAAGTACGAGCTGCATTTACGTTACGGGCCTTCGAGATACCAAAATTTTTTTGGGGATCTCACCAAGCTTAAACAATGGGGAAGCATCCGCGATTACCAAATGGAGTTTGATTGTTTGTTACATCGAGCTGGCCATTTGTCCGAAGAACAACAAGTTGGGTGTTTTGTGAGTGGGTTAAAAGAGGCGATACGAATTGACGTGCAAGCTTGTAATCCAACATCATTATCCGCGACTATTGGTCTTGCAAGGCTCTATGAGTCAAGAATGCATGATCAAAGGAAGGGAGGATATGCAGAACAAAGGAAGGCCCCTGTGACAGTTGGGCCACCTCCTTTGCCCTCAGCGTCTTTAACACGAGCGCGAAATCCAATTATCAAAAAATTGAGTCCCGCAGACTTACAAGAGAGGAGGACTCGTGGACTTTGTTTTAATTGCGATGAGAAATTTTCTCCGGGTCATCGCTGtaaaaaactttttttgataGAATGGATTTTTCCTTCTTGGGAGGAGCCATTGGAGGAAGCACATgtggaagaggaggaagaagaggaaattCCTGAAATAAGTTTTCATGCCATTTCGGGAACTTCAGCTCCAGAGACCATGcgtttatttgaaaaaattcgaCAATCAATTGTTACAATATTGGTTGATACGGAGAGCACGCATAATTTTTTGAACTCAAAGGTGGCTGAAAAATTAGGACTCAATCCCACGAAAAAAGGAGAATTTTATGTGCAAGTGGTAGATGGATATAAAATGAAGAGTGAAGGAATTTGTGAAGGCACGTCAATCTCAGttcaaaaaatagaatttcaagTTGATTTTTTCCTCTTACAGGTGGAGGGATGTGATGCAATTTTCAGAACTCAATGGCTCAAGAAATTGGGTCCGATTACTTTAGAATTTAATGAGCTAtggatgagatttttttggGAGGGAAGGAACGTGGAGCTATGTGGAGTCAAGGGACCTAGCAATAAAATATTAGATGGCCGTAATGTGGGGAAGCAATTAAGGAGGGGAAAAAGAGCTTTTTTATTACAACTCAATTCCTTAAATTTGGGAGAGAAGCAAGGAGTTGCGGCAACAAATTTAAATCCGGATGTAATGGCTATTCTGAATCAACATTCGGCCATTTTTCAAGAGATTCAATGCTTGCCACCTCAGCAATCTCAAGACCACAAAATCCCGTTGGAAAAGGGAGCTAATCCAATCTCAGTCAAGCCTTATCGGTATCCCCATTACcaaaaaaatgagattgaaaaaatgaTCAAAGGGTTATTGTCATCCGATGTGGTAAGGCCTAGCACGAGTCCATACTCCTCTCTTGTGCTATTGGTTAAAAAACAGGATGGCTCATGGAGGCTTTGTGTGGATTATCGGGCGCTCAACAACATTACCATCAAGGATAAATATCCAATACCCGTTATCGatgaattattggatgaattGCATGGTGCACGATTTTTTACAAAGCTTGATTTGAGGTCGGGGTACCATCAAATCCGTATGTACCCGAAAGATGTGGAGAAAACAACTTTTCGCACGCACCAAGGCCACTACGAATTTTTAGTGATGCCATTTGGTCTCACTAATGCACCGGCAACCTTCCAAAGCGTCATGAATGAGGTATTCAAGGAATTCATTCGTAAATTCGTCTTGGTATTTTTTGAcgatattcttattt
This genomic window contains:
- the LOC108993740 gene encoding uncharacterized protein LOC108993740, producing MSDHRLEQVENELGSLAAGQKELQQAMKASEEHLLKHMESMFARFSTRGGGHDNDAESSRGPHRSPSGGGSLAPKITKLDFPRYNGMDDPTGWICRVEQFFEFQGTKEAEKLPMAGYHLDGDVQLWYQRFKNRREGVNWEVFKYELHLRYGPSRYQNFFGDLTKLKQWGSIRDYQMEFDCLLHRAGHLSEEQQVGCFVSGLKEAIRIDVQACNPTSLSATIGLARLYESRMHDQRKGGYAEQRKAPVTVGPPPLPSASLTRARNPIIKKLSPADLQERRTRGLCFNCDEKFSPGHRCKKLFLIEWIFPSWEEPLEEAHVEEEEEEEIPEISFHAISGTSAPETMRLFEKIRQSIVTILVDTESTHNFLNSKVAEKLGLNPTKKGEFYVQVVDGYKMKSEGICEGTSISVQKIEFQVDFFLLQVEGCDAIFRTQWLKKLGPITLEFNELWMRFFWEGRNVELCGVKGPSNKILDGRNVGKQLRRGKRAFLLQLNSLNLGEKQGVAATNLNPDVMAILNQHSAIFQEIQCLPPQQSQDHKIPLEKGANPISVKPYRYPHYQKNEIEKMIKGLLSSDVVRPSTSPYSSLVLLVKKQDGSWRLCVDYRALNNITIKDKYPIPVIDELLDELHGARFFTKLDLRSGYHQIRMYPKDVEKTTFRTHQGHYEFLVMPFGLTNAPATFQSVMNEVFKEFIRKFVLLTSFFVKREKCQFGQEEVGYLGHVISHRGVAMDPEKISSMITWPKPTSLKGLRGFLGLTGYYRKFIHHYGMIAQPLTNMLKKDSFKWSSAAKQTFEELKMTMTSGPVLALPDFSQPFIVECDAFSVGLGAVLMQGDRSIAFFSQALHGKNLALSTYGRKC